The window ACGATTTCCAGACGATCCTCACCCACGAGCTTGGTCACTGGCTGGGCCTCGATCACTCGCCCCTCTGGCAGGCGGCGATGTGGCCGGAAGCCGTGCCCGCCGGACAGGCCGGGCGCGCGCTTTCCTCGGATGATCGCATTGGTGTTGCGGCGCTCTACCCCGCCGCTGGCACCGGACCCGGACTCACGACCGGGATTCTGAGCGGTAAGGTCACCCTGCCTCCGGACGCAGCCGCCGACTCACCGGGACTCCCCATCTTTGGCGCTCACGTCGTCGTGGTGGATGCGACTTCCGGGGAAGCGGTCACCGGCGGCATCGCCGGTTGGAGCTGCTCGAACAATCAGATATTGTTGGATGGGAGTTACGAAATTCGAGGAATGCCTTTTGGCACCTATTTTCTCTACGCCGAGCCTCTCGACGGGCCTATGGACTCCTCCGCATTGCCCGGTTTCCTCGCCCCGATAGAATCGGGGCGAGCCGGCTTTGATTCTTCGCCGCGCTTTGATTTGAGTTTCACAACTCGATTCCACTGAGAGAGTTTGCAGACGACGTAGCGCCGCCTTCCAGGCGGCCACGATTCAAACCAAGCCGGTGGGGACGCCGGCGCTACGAGAACCTTCTGGGCCAGGACATCTCGTGGTAAGTCTTGGGGCGCTTCAACCGCGCTTGGGCCATTTCATCGGCAATCGCTTGCGTCGGCCGTCCCGCGATGCGGGCTCGCTCGAGAATCTCCCGCGTCCGGCCATAGATCGCCTCCAGTTCTTCGCGGTTATCGGTTTTGCCGAGCAGGTGAGCGTTGCCGCCCTGAATCAGCCCGCCGGCGTTCACCACATAATCCGGCGCGTAAAGGATGTCCCGCTTGACCAGTTCTTGCCCGACGGCAGCATCCGCCAGCACGTTATTGGCGCAGCCGCAAATGATACGTGCGCGAAGCCGCGGCACTGTTTCCGGGTTCACCGTTCCGCCGACAGCACAAGGGGCAAAGACGTCGGCGCGGGCGTCGTAGATTTCGTGTGGCTCAACAGCCACGGCACCGAGCGCGCGGCAAGCGCGTTCTGCTGCCTCGCGATTCACGTCGGCAACCACCAGCTTCGATCCCTGCTCCCGCAAAAGCTCGGCCAGGCGATAGCCGACCGCGCCCACCCCCTGGATGGCCACCGTTGTCCGGCCGGGTTCGAGACCGGCGACGTCAAGACAGGCGCGGAATCCGGCGAAGACGCCACGGGCGGTGGCTTCCGCAAGGTCGCCGATGCGCGGATCAGCTTCCGAAGCGACATAGGAAGTTTCTTCGTTCATCCAGAGGAGGTCCTGCGCGGTGGTGCCCATATCCCCACCGGTAAAGAATCGCCCGCTGAGACTCTCGACAAACCGGCCGAGGGCCCGGAAGGCGGCCTGCCGCTCCATGCGGGGATGATCCAGAACCACAATCTTGCCACCACCGGCGGGAATGCCCGCCAGGGCCGCCTTGTAGGTCATGGCGCGGGCAAGCAGGAGAGCGTCTTCAAGCGCTTCCCCCTCACTCGAGTAGCATCGAGTGCGGGTTCCGCCATGTGCCGGGCCGAAAGTCGTGTCATGAATCACGAGGAAAGCGCGCAGCCCGCTCGCCCGGTTCTGGGCCACCAGAATTTCCTCGTAATCGTCCTGTTCGAGCCGCGTGAAGAGGTTGTCCGGAATCACGGTTGCTATTCTCCGTTGGATCGTTCTCGAGATGTCTTTTCTCACCGCAGAGGCGCGGAGGACACAGAGCAGCCCGGAACGAACCAAAACGGCTAACTGCTGCAAAATTGGCGGATGGTACGCACCAGAATTTCGGCGCACTCGATGACCGAACCGGCCTCGACATACTCCTCGGCGCCGTGCATGTTGGCGCCGGCGGGGCCGAAGACCACCCCCGGGATCCCTCTCTCCGCCAGGATGGCTGTGTCCGTCCAGAAGGGCACGCCGGAGAGCTCGCTTCGGCCGAGCACGGCGCCACAAGCTTCGCCAACGGCGCGGACAATCGCATGATCAGGGGCAATCTCATAGGGGCCGCGCCAGACGGTCATTTGTCCTCGCCCGGGAGGAGCGTCACCGGTGCGGCGGATGGCCTCTTGCAATTCCGTTTCGACCTGCTCGCGCGACTCGCCGGGAAGCGTGCGCCGTTCGACCTCCAGGCGGCAATGCGCCGGGTAGCTTGAAAGTTCAACGCCGCCTTGAATGACCGAGGCGTGCAGAGACGGGCGGCCGAGCCAGCGGTGCGGAGCGCGGCCGGCCAGTTCCCCGTCGAGACGATCGAGCTCGACAAGAATTTTTCCCATCATGCGAATGGCGTCGCGGCCTTCCTCGGGCATGCTGCCGTGAGCCGCGCGGCCCTCCGTCTCGATGCGAAACCACGCGAAACCTTTGTGGGCCAGGGCTACCCGCAACTGGGTCGGCTCCAGAACAATTGCCGCATCAGCGCGGCGGTGTTCGATAAGCTTCTGCGTGCCGAGGCTTTCGAATTCCTCATCCACGACACCGGCAAAGAGGCAACTCCCTTGAGAGAAGCCCCCGGCCAGCGCAATCGCCGCGGAAAAAGCGGCCGCCACACCGCTCTTGATGTCCAACGCCCCCCGGCCAAAGATTTTTCCGCCCTCTTCGCGTGCAGTGAAAGGATCCGCCATCGCTTCGCCGCTGACCGTGTCGAGGTGAGCTAGGACCATCAACTCCGGTTTACCTTGGCCGAGGCGCAGGATCACGTTCGCGCGTCCAGGCGCGGCCTCTTCAAGCTCAGCCGGCAACCCGCGGCGACGCAGAAAGTCCTCGAGCATATGCGCCAGTCGGCCCTCGCCCTCCGCCCCGCTCACCAGCGAGGGGTTGACGGAAGGTATCCGAATCAGTTGTCGCAGAAGGTCAAGGGTGAGGTCAGGGTCAACAAGAGTGGCCAAAAAAGCCTCCCGCAGATGGCATCCGGGCAAAACGCGCAGCCCGATTATACGCCAGGGCTCTCGGGCTCAAGCCCGAGTCGCCTAGGCGACCATGGCCGGATGAATCCCGCTGCTCCAGACGAGACACACCGGAGCAAAATGTCCCACCGGAGGTTGCCCCGCTCCTATCTCCGGGCAAAATGACACAGCCGGACTGGCTGGAGGAACTGCTGAGTTCGCTAACTCGTTGAAATGCAAAGAAGTGATTCTTGGATGGCGCTGAAAGCAGTTTGGCCGCCGATGTGCTCCAGTTGAAAATGAGTTTCATTTTGTCTCCCTACAGATCCATGGCGATAGCCAACAAGCCGGGGTTCCTTTCGGGTCGGCCGGAGAGGGTCCCCGCGGCAATTCCTAAACCCGCGCCAGAGGCGTCTCTGCGGCGGGTTTTTCTTGTCGGCCACCCCAATGTGGGCAAGTCCGCGGTCTTCAATCTGTTGACCGGCGAGTATGCGTTCGTCTCCAACTATCCCGGCACGACGGTCGAAGTAACTCGCGGAACGTGGCGGAAAGGCCCGGAGGAGATCGAAATCGTGGATACGCCGGGCGTCAACAGCCTAGCACCCCACTCCGACGAGGAGTGGGTGACGGTGAACATGCTCCGGGGCGAACGACCTGACGTTGTCGTTCAGGTTGCCGACGCCAAGAATCTTCGCCGCTCGCTCCTCCTGACGCTGCAACTCGCCGAGCTGGATTTGCCCTTGATCCTTGTCCTGAACATGCTGGACGAGGCGGAGAAGCTCGGGCTGCAGATCGATACGGCCGCACTTGGAGCGGAGCTGGGGATAGACGTGGTTTTCATGGTGGCCACGCAGAGCATTGGCCGCGATGAATTGCTGCGCGCCATGGAAAAGGCCCGAGTCCCTAGACGGTTTAGAAGTAACGGATTTCAGCCCGGCGCTCCTGGCCCGCCGGTGCCGCCACGATCGAATGGGCAAGTGGAACCTGCCGAGGCGGAAGAATCCTTCAGTCTAGAATCGTCCAAAATCTACGGTGAAAAGCATTCCACCCGGGCAGCGTGTCTCGCCGCTGGCTGTCCCCTCCAGAGCGGTTGCGCCCTGTCACAAAATGGCAATGGCAGCAGTCCCCTCATCCACGCCTGGCGCCAGGCAACCGCCAATGCCTTGGCGGAGAGCGTGCTGCGAGTTGCCGAAGCTTCGTCACGCGGCTGGCCCTGTACCAATACGGTACAGGGCTGGGTGGATCGTATGGACGGATGGTTGCGGCGACCGGCCACCGGATGGCCGATTTTGCTCGCCATCCTGGCAGTGACCTATTTGCTGGTGGGCGTGGTCGCGGCGCAGTGGGCAGTAGATTTACTCGAGAAGAAGCTGTTTGGCGGAGGCGTGGTGCCCGGGGTGAAATGGCTGCTGGGCGCGCTCGATGCCGGCCCGTTCTTGAGCGAGCTGCTCGTCGGCCGCTTCGGGGTTGTCTCGATGGGCCTCACCTACGCCCTGGCTATCTTGCTGCCCATTCTTGCCGGATTCTTCTTGCTCTTCGGGTGGCTCGAGGACAGCGGCTATTTGCCCCGGCTGGCGATCCTTGCCGACCGGCAGTTGCGCCGCTTCGGAATGAATGGCAAAGCGGTGCTGCCGCTGGTGCTTGGCCTGGGCTGCGACACGATGGCCACGCTTGTGACCCGCGTCCTGAGCACGCGCAAAGAAAGATTGATCACCACGCTCGTGCTGGCGGTCGGCATACCCTGCTCGGCGCAACTGGGAGTGCTGATGGGGCTGCTGGCCGGATCCTCGTTCTGGGGCATGATGACGGTAGTGGCGACAGTGGGATCGCAAGTCGTGCTCGTCGCCTATTTCTCTTCGAAGATTCTGCCCGGCAAGCAAGGCGACTTCATGCTGGAAATTCCGCCCTTACGTATGCCGCGCTGGTCAAATCTGCTGCGCAAAACGGCCATGCGGGTACGATGGTTTCTTGGCGAAGCGTTGCCCCTTTTTGTGTTGGGCGCGGTGCTGCTTTTCTTCCTTGATCGTTGGGGCTGGCTCGGGAAGATGATCGCCGCCAGCAAACCCCTGGTAGTGAACTGGCTCGGCTTGCCCGCCGAGGCAGCCACCGCGCTGCTGATGGGTTTCCTTCGCCGCGATTATGGCGCCGCCGGCCTGTTTGCGCTCGCCCGCGGCGGGCAGCTTGACGCGGTTCAAATCATCGTGGCGGCGGTCACGCTCACGCTCTTCCTGCCCTGCCTGGCGAATTTGCTCATGATCGTCAAAGAGTTTGGCGGCAGAGTGGCGACCATCCTGGCTCTTTTTGTGATTCCGTTCGCGGTGCTGGTTGGCGGCACGCTGAACCACCTGATGCGCTGGTTGCTTCCGGCGCTTGGCTTGCGATGAATACGTCGAACAAAGAATGGGGCCCTGACTCATACGAATTTCGACTGAGCCAGCCCATCGAGGAGGCACTGGAAGCCGCCTGGACATCCATGGAAGCCAGTGAGACCTCGCTCGAACGGCTCCGAGCCAGCGCACGGACGAACGTTTCCGCCGAATTGCTCGCCGAACTCGAAAGGGAAGATTGGCTGAGCATCGCCGGTCATCGCTTTGTGCTGACGGCCAAAGGCCACGAGCGCGCCCGAGCCATCATTCGCCGGCACCGCCTGGCTGAGCGGCTGGTCACGGATGTGCTCCGGATGGGGCCGGAGAGCATGGAGGACGCTGCCTGCGCCTACGAGCATCTGGTTGCCGACACGATCACGGAATCCATCTGCACCCTGCTCGGCCATCCGGAAACCTGCCCGCACGACAAACCCATTCCCCCGGGAGCGTGTTGCTTGCTGGCGCGAAACCGGTCCGAGCAGACGGAGCACGCCGGGGTGGAGCCTGCGCCTATCATGCGACTGGATGCGGCCTCGCCCGGGGAACGCTTGCGCGTGGCTTTTATCGCTACCCAGTCTCCGGCGCGGCTCGATCGGCTTGCGGCCTTCGGGCTGACCGCCGGATCAGTCATTCGCCTGGTCGAGACAGCGCCGGCGTTCCTCGTCGAGTGCGAGCACACGCAAATCGCCATGGAGCGAGGCATCGCTCTGGAAATCCACGTGGTGCGCATAGGGCCATAGCAGGCCTGCTAGAACATTATCAGTGTTTCC of the Candidatus Acidiferrales bacterium genome contains:
- a CDS encoding matrixin family metalloprotease; its protein translation is DFQTILTHELGHWLGLDHSPLWQAAMWPEAVPAGQAGRALSSDDRIGVAALYPAAGTGPGLTTGILSGKVTLPPDAAADSPGLPIFGAHVVVVDATSGEAVTGGIAGWSCSNNQILLDGSYEIRGMPFGTYFLYAEPLDGPMDSSALPGFLAPIESGRAGFDSSPRFDLSFTTRFH
- a CDS encoding Glu/Leu/Phe/Val dehydrogenase dimerization domain-containing protein; translated protein: MIPDNLFTRLEQDDYEEILVAQNRASGLRAFLVIHDTTFGPAHGGTRTRCYSSEGEALEDALLLARAMTYKAALAGIPAGGGKIVVLDHPRMERQAAFRALGRFVESLSGRFFTGGDMGTTAQDLLWMNEETSYVASEADPRIGDLAEATARGVFAGFRACLDVAGLEPGRTTVAIQGVGAVGYRLAELLREQGSKLVVADVNREAAERACRALGAVAVEPHEIYDARADVFAPCAVGGTVNPETVPRLRARIICGCANNVLADAAVGQELVKRDILYAPDYVVNAGGLIQGGNAHLLGKTDNREELEAIYGRTREILERARIAGRPTQAIADEMAQARLKRPKTYHEMSWPRRFS
- a CDS encoding ArgE/DapE family deacylase, translated to MATLVDPDLTLDLLRQLIRIPSVNPSLVSGAEGEGRLAHMLEDFLRRRGLPAELEEAAPGRANVILRLGQGKPELMVLAHLDTVSGEAMADPFTAREEGGKIFGRGALDIKSGVAAAFSAAIALAGGFSQGSCLFAGVVDEEFESLGTQKLIEHRRADAAIVLEPTQLRVALAHKGFAWFRIETEGRAAHGSMPEEGRDAIRMMGKILVELDRLDGELAGRAPHRWLGRPSLHASVIQGGVELSSYPAHCRLEVERRTLPGESREQVETELQEAIRRTGDAPPGRGQMTVWRGPYEIAPDHAIVRAVGEACGAVLGRSELSGVPFWTDTAILAERGIPGVVFGPAGANMHGAEEYVEAGSVIECAEILVRTIRQFCSS
- the feoB gene encoding ferrous iron transport protein B, with protein sequence MDGAESSLAADVLQLKMSFILSPYRSMAIANKPGFLSGRPERVPAAIPKPAPEASLRRVFLVGHPNVGKSAVFNLLTGEYAFVSNYPGTTVEVTRGTWRKGPEEIEIVDTPGVNSLAPHSDEEWVTVNMLRGERPDVVVQVADAKNLRRSLLLTLQLAELDLPLILVLNMLDEAEKLGLQIDTAALGAELGIDVVFMVATQSIGRDELLRAMEKARVPRRFRSNGFQPGAPGPPVPPRSNGQVEPAEAEESFSLESSKIYGEKHSTRAACLAAGCPLQSGCALSQNGNGSSPLIHAWRQATANALAESVLRVAEASSRGWPCTNTVQGWVDRMDGWLRRPATGWPILLAILAVTYLLVGVVAAQWAVDLLEKKLFGGGVVPGVKWLLGALDAGPFLSELLVGRFGVVSMGLTYALAILLPILAGFFLLFGWLEDSGYLPRLAILADRQLRRFGMNGKAVLPLVLGLGCDTMATLVTRVLSTRKERLITTLVLAVGIPCSAQLGVLMGLLAGSSFWGMMTVVATVGSQVVLVAYFSSKILPGKQGDFMLEIPPLRMPRWSNLLRKTAMRVRWFLGEALPLFVLGAVLLFFLDRWGWLGKMIAASKPLVVNWLGLPAEAATALLMGFLRRDYGAAGLFALARGGQLDAVQIIVAAVTLTLFLPCLANLLMIVKEFGGRVATILALFVIPFAVLVGGTLNHLMRWLLPALGLR
- a CDS encoding metal-dependent transcriptional regulator, which translates into the protein MNTSNKEWGPDSYEFRLSQPIEEALEAAWTSMEASETSLERLRASARTNVSAELLAELEREDWLSIAGHRFVLTAKGHERARAIIRRHRLAERLVTDVLRMGPESMEDAACAYEHLVADTITESICTLLGHPETCPHDKPIPPGACCLLARNRSEQTEHAGVEPAPIMRLDAASPGERLRVAFIATQSPARLDRLAAFGLTAGSVIRLVETAPAFLVECEHTQIAMERGIALEIHVVRIGP